GTGGAATGATCAATCTCGACATGAAGTTGCTATCGAACGTAAGTGCCATTTTCCGACCCGTCGTAAGTGGTCACAAGTACATATTCTTTTTCCACAGGCCATTGCCGGAGTTACATCAATTATGGTGGTGctgattcaattttccgattccggtaaATAGAAACTGTAGCAGAACATATGCTGGGTTTCTTCTCGTGTGGTGTGCTTGCGTTGCTTTTTATGAACTAAATAAAATAGTACGattttggaatgttttcgtTAACTTTCGGATGGAAAAGAATTGTGTCCGAAACGGGGTTTATGtacttttacttttatcaTTATTCAGGGTGCTCTTTGGCAAAGCTACACAACTTTTGGTGGCTGATATGATGACATGAGAGGGACTTAGAAATGCCTTGGTGAACTATGCAATGAGGCAACCAATATTTAtaacaaaaacatatttacaaACAACTATTGTACTACGTTGGAAGACGTTTCACTGCTTTTTATCGCCACACTTCTTGCTACGAGGCGGCGGAAGCTCGGCATCCGGATCGAACATGACGTTATCCATCTTTCTCGTATCCGGTGTGATGCGGGCCTCTAGAGGGAAGCAAATCATCATTAGTCCGTGAACGAATCTGACCATCTGCCACACTAATGCACGGCTCACTTACCGAACACAGTTGGCTGCTTTCTCACTGCTTGAACCACCGAACTGCGCAACTCGACATTGACATCCTTGGcgattttaattttctatCGGGCACGTATAAAGCACATTAGTCCAACAAAGTAGCCCCTTTGGTGGCCTTAACCCACTCTGGtcttacctcttcgatttctttttcgtccgtAATGTCTTTGTTCTTGGCGAACTCTTCCCGAATGCGCTGCCTGGCCGCGGAAATGGTCCGGAAATCGCCAGCAAACACATCGTTTTTGGTACGTTGCAAAACTTTGTACCACCTGAGCGCCTGCCGTgagaaattattcaattttaacaACCCGTGACTTTGAATAATTAACCTACTAGCCACTAATCACGTACCTCACGCCGCAGAGAAC
Above is a window of Anopheles cruzii unplaced genomic scaffold, idAnoCruzAS_RS32_06 scaffold02374_ctg1, whole genome shotgun sequence DNA encoding:
- the LOC128276759 gene encoding complex III assembly factor LYRM7-like, with the protein product MSSLRREALRWYKVLQRTKNDVFAGDFRTISAARQRIREEFAKNKDITDEKEIEEKIKIAKDVNVELRSSVVQAVRKQPTVFEARITPDTRKMDNVMFDPDAELPPPRSKKCGDKKQ